In a genomic window of Niallia taxi:
- a CDS encoding PTS lactose/cellobiose transporter subunit IIA — protein MLEEKKAQDAMQIILHAGDARLHCMNGLKAIENSDFNKAKDEIKRANDEIVKAHRIQTKCITNETQGEAGEYSVLFAHAQDTLMTIYSEINIAKRMIKIFEAYDARLTILERLKRVNEHE, from the coding sequence ATGCTTGAAGAAAAAAAGGCTCAAGATGCAATGCAAATCATTCTCCATGCAGGAGATGCACGTCTTCATTGTATGAACGGTTTAAAAGCGATTGAAAACAGTGATTTTAATAAAGCAAAAGACGAAATAAAACGTGCAAATGATGAAATCGTTAAAGCACATAGGATTCAAACAAAATGCATTACAAACGAAACTCAAGGGGAGGCTGGGGAATATTCTGTGCTCTTTGCCCATGCTCAGGATACTTTAATGACAATTTATAGTGAGATTAATATTGCTAAACGTATGATCAAAATATTTGAAGCATATGATGCTCGTTTAACTATATTAGAAAGGTTAAAAAGGGTGAATGAACATGAGTAG
- a CDS encoding DUF1349 domain-containing protein — MLKFNWINESVISEEDGRIELYAPKETDFFCNNGAIGEEGITPESLCNAPFYYTEVAGDFVMRVKVSHDFKDTYDSASIMVMKDMTNWAKACFELTDFNTHAVVSVVTKEESDDANGPNIDNNTVWLQICRSGRSFAFHYSTDGENYFMMRFFNLPVDEIVKVGLLAQAPLGSGGKRIYENLSIERKTVKNIRMGK; from the coding sequence ATGTTAAAATTCAATTGGATTAATGAAAGCGTTATTTCGGAAGAGGATGGAAGAATAGAATTATATGCGCCTAAAGAAACTGATTTTTTCTGCAACAATGGTGCAATCGGAGAAGAAGGAATTACTCCAGAATCATTATGTAATGCACCCTTTTATTATACAGAGGTGGCAGGAGATTTTGTTATGAGAGTAAAAGTTTCTCACGATTTCAAGGATACTTACGATTCTGCCTCGATTATGGTAATGAAGGATATGACAAATTGGGCAAAGGCGTGTTTTGAATTAACCGATTTTAATACGCATGCAGTAGTGAGTGTTGTAACAAAGGAAGAATCTGATGATGCGAATGGACCCAATATTGACAATAATACTGTTTGGCTGCAAATTTGCAGAAGTGGAAGATCTTTTGCATTCCACTATTCTACAGACGGTGAAAATTATTTTATGATGAGATTTTTCAATTTGCCAGTTGATGAAATTGTTAAAGTAGGATTACTTGCACAAGCACCATTGGGAAGTGGTGGAAAGAGGATTTATGAAAACTTAAGCATTGAAAGAAAAACAGTTAAAAATATTCGTATGGGCAAATAA
- a CDS encoding SDR family NAD(P)-dependent oxidoreductase: protein MNFQDKVIIVTGAAGGIGKEVVKKVVSGGAKVVLVDLNKEAIESVQSELQLTQDNSLVVQTDVSNEENVKNYVDQTIAKFGRIDGFVNNAGVEGPAKPIEEITEKEFDFVYGINVKGVLFGLKHVLPVMKQQNAGSIVNTSSVAGLTGAPSMVLYNSSKHAVMGINKVAALEAATYNVRVNTVNPGVINTQMMRNIEANVSEDAEAAKHAYNDAVPMKRYGEPEEVANVIAFLLSDESSYVTSSSYTIDGGLFNV, encoded by the coding sequence ATGAATTTTCAAGATAAAGTTATTATAGTTACAGGAGCAGCAGGCGGTATAGGGAAAGAAGTAGTGAAGAAAGTAGTTAGTGGCGGGGCGAAGGTCGTACTAGTTGATTTAAACAAAGAAGCAATTGAATCTGTACAATCAGAGCTTCAATTAACTCAAGATAATAGTTTAGTTGTACAAACTGACGTATCGAATGAAGAGAATGTAAAAAATTATGTTGATCAAACAATAGCTAAATTTGGTCGAATTGATGGTTTTGTTAATAATGCAGGAGTTGAAGGACCAGCAAAACCAATCGAAGAAATCACAGAAAAAGAATTTGATTTTGTTTATGGCATTAATGTAAAAGGCGTATTATTTGGTCTAAAACATGTATTGCCTGTGATGAAACAACAGAATGCTGGCTCCATTGTTAATACATCCTCAGTTGCTGGGTTAACTGGAGCACCAAGTATGGTTTTATATAATTCATCCAAACATGCTGTAATGGGTATTAATAAAGTAGCAGCTTTAGAAGCAGCAACTTATAATGTACGTGTGAATACTGTTAATCCAGGTGTCATTAATACGCAAATGATGCGTAATATTGAAGCAAATGTTTCAGAAGATGCTGAAGCAGCAAAACATGCTTATAATGATGCTGTTCCGATGAAACGATATGGTGAACCGGAAGAAGTGGCAAATGTTATTGCCTTTTTACTATCTGATGAATCTTCTTATGTTACGTCATCCTCTTATACTATTGATGGTGGTTTATTTAACGTTTAA
- a CDS encoding RNA polymerase sigma factor: MLYANNAQVTSWYLKYRVDVYKYINSLVLEPTLAEDLMQETFVKAFLYSSTFEGRSSVKTWLYSIAYNLTMDFYKKKQSFQKFKNNYIKNQNWNKVLLDITNWEEYTELIDTLNNLKDSYKQVIILRKLQGYSVKETGEILNWSENKVKVTLSRAIRSLRNQLI; this comes from the coding sequence ATGTTGTACGCTAATAATGCTCAGGTTACAAGTTGGTATTTGAAATACCGAGTGGATGTATATAAATATATAAATTCTCTTGTTTTGGAACCTACTTTAGCCGAGGATCTAATGCAAGAAACTTTTGTAAAAGCATTTTTATATTCTAGTACCTTTGAAGGAAGATCAAGTGTAAAAACATGGTTATACAGTATAGCTTACAATCTAACTATGGACTTTTATAAAAAAAAGCAATCCTTTCAGAAATTTAAAAATAATTATATTAAGAATCAAAATTGGAACAAAGTATTATTGGATATAACGAATTGGGAGGAGTATACAGAATTAATTGATACATTAAATAACCTAAAGGATTCTTATAAGCAAGTAATAATTTTACGAAAGCTTCAGGGATATTCTGTGAAAGAAACAGGAGAAATACTAAACTGGTCAGAGAATAAAGTGAAGGTTACATTAAGCAGAGCAATTCGTTCTTTACGTAACCAATTAATTTAA
- a CDS encoding histidine phosphatase family protein, which produces MKRKFFCVILMLVMMFSLAACASTNQNVNEKSNEENQTAEEQKEPGNATIYLVRHGKTILNNTDRAQGWADGPLIPEGEELIKNVGKGLAEIPFIAAYSSDSGRAVQTANLILAENKTDAKSIELVQKQGIREGYFGTYEGEKNEVMWGDAAKHLGFDNQEELLASGGNIIEKIMNAVAEIDSSEEAESYEELKERSFSEFESIANEAYENGGGDVLVVSHGITMGTILAQIDTSIVPAEGFANGSVTKLEFDGKVWKVIEVNELKYAEEGKSR; this is translated from the coding sequence ATGAAAAGGAAGTTTTTTTGTGTCATTTTAATGCTAGTAATGATGTTTAGTTTAGCAGCTTGTGCAAGTACAAATCAAAATGTAAACGAGAAATCAAATGAGGAGAATCAAACAGCAGAAGAGCAAAAAGAACCAGGAAATGCAACCATTTATCTTGTGCGCCATGGTAAAACAATTTTAAATAACACCGACCGCGCTCAAGGTTGGGCGGACGGACCCTTAATTCCTGAGGGTGAAGAATTAATTAAAAATGTGGGGAAAGGATTGGCTGAAATTCCATTCATTGCTGCTTATTCAAGCGACAGTGGAAGAGCAGTACAAACAGCTAACTTGATTTTAGCAGAAAATAAAACGGATGCAAAAAGCATAGAATTAGTTCAAAAACAAGGAATTCGTGAAGGTTATTTTGGGACATATGAAGGAGAAAAAAATGAAGTCATGTGGGGAGATGCGGCTAAGCACTTGGGTTTCGATAACCAAGAAGAGCTTTTAGCTAGTGGTGGCAATATTATCGAAAAAATAATGAATGCCGTTGCGGAAATTGATTCTTCTGAAGAAGCAGAAAGCTATGAAGAATTGAAAGAAAGATCGTTCTCGGAGTTTGAATCAATAGCAAATGAAGCCTATGAAAATGGTGGTGGTGATGTATTAGTAGTCTCCCACGGAATAACAATGGGAACAATCCTTGCTCAAATTGACACTAGTATAGTACCAGCAGAAGGGTTTGCTAATGGTAGTGTAACAAAGTTGGAGTTTGATGGAAAGGTTTGGAAGGTGATAGAGGTGAATGAATTGAAGTATGCAGAAGAGGGAAAATCTAGATAG
- a CDS encoding glycoside hydrolase family 1 protein → MSRVPTGFPTDFLWGGAIAANQAEGAYDVDGKGLSVADINEFRADIPIDQKSNRELDTKFIENSIKSTNHIFPKRWGINFYHTYKEDLKLLAGMGLKTFRTSIAWTRIFPNGDELEPNEAGLKFYDDLIDEIIKNGMIPMITVSHYEMPLHLTTAYKGWYSRELIEFFTRFCNVLFDRYHTKVKYWIIINQINLIGHESFNHLGIAEDKVENLMEAKYQGVHNEMVACGHATRYAHENYPNLQIGMMLCGGPAYPATAKPEDVFATVRHNQMEYFFADVLLRGHYPGYAFRYFDDSGINIEFGEGDEDALKNTADFMSFSYYYTRICDADSFANGNENHRNPQLDANPWGWSIDPVGLRTYLNLFYDRYQCPIYITENGVGYYDKLEDGKIHDTYRIDYLRSHIEQMKEAIKDGVDLRGYYAWGPIDIISCSSSEMSKRYGFIFVDQDDYGEGTQQRILKDSYYWYKKVIETNGEV, encoded by the coding sequence ATGAGTAGAGTACCGACTGGATTTCCAACAGATTTTTTATGGGGTGGAGCTATTGCGGCAAACCAAGCGGAGGGTGCGTATGATGTAGACGGAAAGGGACTAAGTGTTGCAGATATTAACGAATTTCGCGCAGATATTCCTATTGATCAAAAATCAAATAGAGAGCTTGATACAAAATTCATTGAGAATTCTATAAAAAGCACAAATCATATTTTTCCTAAACGTTGGGGAATTAATTTCTATCATACGTACAAAGAAGATTTAAAACTATTGGCAGGCATGGGCCTTAAAACATTCAGGACATCTATTGCCTGGACTCGTATTTTTCCAAATGGGGACGAATTGGAACCGAATGAAGCAGGTTTAAAATTCTATGATGACCTAATTGATGAAATCATAAAAAATGGGATGATCCCAATGATTACTGTTTCTCACTATGAAATGCCATTACACTTAACAACGGCTTACAAAGGCTGGTATTCTCGTGAATTGATTGAATTCTTTACTCGTTTCTGTAATGTGTTGTTTGATCGATATCATACTAAGGTGAAATATTGGATTATCATAAACCAAATTAATTTAATCGGTCACGAATCATTTAACCATTTAGGAATTGCCGAAGATAAAGTTGAAAACCTGATGGAAGCAAAATATCAAGGTGTTCACAATGAAATGGTTGCATGTGGTCATGCGACAAGATACGCTCACGAAAACTATCCGAATTTACAAATCGGAATGATGTTATGTGGTGGTCCGGCATATCCAGCTACAGCTAAACCAGAAGATGTTTTCGCAACTGTGCGTCATAATCAAATGGAATACTTCTTTGCAGACGTATTGCTTCGCGGGCACTATCCTGGTTATGCTTTTCGATATTTTGATGATAGTGGAATAAATATCGAATTCGGTGAAGGTGATGAAGATGCACTGAAAAATACAGCCGACTTTATGTCGTTCTCCTACTATTATACTCGTATTTGTGATGCCGATAGTTTTGCCAATGGTAATGAAAACCATCGTAATCCTCAATTGGATGCAAATCCATGGGGGTGGTCCATTGATCCTGTTGGACTACGAACCTATCTAAATCTTTTCTATGACCGTTATCAATGTCCGATTTATATTACAGAAAATGGTGTTGGGTACTATGACAAATTAGAAGATGGTAAAATTCATGATACTTACCGAATTGACTATCTTCGTTCCCATATTGAACAAATGAAAGAAGCCATCAAAGATGGTGTGGATCTGCGTGGCTATTATGCATGGGGACCTATTGATATTATCAGCTGCTCCTCCTCGGAAATGTCAAAACGCTATGGCTTTATATTTGTAGATCAAGATGACTACGGAGAGGGCACCCAGCAACGCATACTTAAAGACAGCTATTATTGGTATAAAAAAGTAATTGAAACAAATGGAGAAGTATAA